The following is a genomic window from Prunus persica cultivar Lovell chromosome G7, Prunus_persica_NCBIv2, whole genome shotgun sequence.
AAAATCGTTTTTTATGGCGCGCATTCAACGCAAGCCGTGAAGAGTGGCGATGCTGATGTTGCTCTTCAAGGACTCGTCAATTTTCTCAAACGTAAGAATGTTGAGAGCAACAAAGTGGAGGATGAATTCAATGAAGGGACTGAGAAAGCAAAGAGGCAGAAAATTGAGAGAATATATCTATGTCAAAGACTACTCTCAACTAGGACCTAACAAGGCCAGTCATCTCTCATCACAAACTTTTCATAAATTTTCTTAATCTAATTTTTAGTCAACATTTAACTCAACCTTCAATTCAATCCTTGATTTATTTTAggttttttatgatttaataatcaaaaatATGTTGCAAGGCAATTGACAtggtgttatatatatatatataaaacaaattggGTATTGCAGTTGACACTCTCTGGCCTACTCAACTTCATAGATGGATTGTGGTCAAGCTGTGGCGATGAGAGAATCATTGTGTTCACTACAAACCACAAGGACCGGCTCGACCCTGCATTGCTGCGTTCTGGTTGAATGGACGTCCACATTCACCTCTCATATTGCACCACAAGTGGGTTCAGGATCTTGGCCACTAACTACCTTGGCATCCACGGTGGCGGCAACAACCCCCATCTGCTTTGCGGCCACATTGAAGGGTTGATAGAGAGCGCAGAGGTGACCCCTGCAGAGGTTCCGAGGAGCTCATGAAGAGTGATGATGCTGATGGTGCTCTTCAAGGACTTGTTAATTTTCTGAAACGTAAGAAGGTCGAGAGTAACAAAACGAGGATGAAATTGAAGAGTCGACTGAGAAAGCAAAGAGGCAGAAAACTGATGAGGGTGAAGAAACAGAGTAAATTGCTGGACTTGGGTTTCTGATCAACtcaaacaatgaaaatatagGGAGACTAGATGAGTAGAGTTTGAATTGCCGTCCACTTCTCTGTagctcttttgttttgtttgagtttttattttatttaataaattaggTACTTACTTTTGAATATCTTGTtcgaaatatattttttactcttcATATTAGTACTACACCCCCATTTACATTTTTACCTATCTAATATACTTTTTtgggaataaaaataatttgtattAGATAGATATTATCATTGTTTGTTTAgctataatattattatatgtattaggttatttatgtatattggtgtgtgtccattaatttatttttcgttGAAACGTTTTTTTTATGCTCAAATCTTGGAGCACCGCCATTAAGTATTTAAGCCCAAAAAGAACAGGTTCAAAAAATAAGTGCCCAAGAATAGGTTCTAAAATTCAAAgcaattaaatataaatgttAAAAATAAGGGATTTGCCAAGTAAAATAGATGGTAAGTATGATGAGGGTAAGTATGAACCAACACAGAGAAACTTATTGTTGGACTTGGGTTCTGAACAACTCAGGTTTTAAAGGGTTTCTTTAAAATGAGCTTCAGATACCCAAGTAACTAAACCAGTTAGCTTTTGTCTACGCTTTTATATTTGGACATATCTTTGCGTGTTATTTTGGTATCCAGTTCGAATTTGGACTTAGTAATCCATCTGTTGCTTATATGTTTTAGTTCATTTTAACTTAGTTTATAgctgctttgtttttttccggttgttgattattttttaggacaagcgatagtctaaatttacacacacaaataagaTGTTATAGAAATTCGAATATGATACTTCTAATTTgcaaatcaaaacaattttttattaaaatagaCTCCATTagctttttatatatagtacGTCTTCGTGGGGTTTGAATTATTTGGAGAAATTTATATACATCATGCTTTGCCGAGTCAATAACGTTGGATGCTTGCTTGTGATTGGTCAAATTAACAATATTGCTGTCTAAAGTAAATGATTGAAAGCATCAAATCCATCAAATCAACACATGGATGGTGTGCATGCAGTAGGCTTCTTCCTCGCTCTTGCTATGCAATTGTGACCGACTGTGGTTGCACTTGCTACATGAACTTCCTTCCCGAGTAAGTATCAAACCCCCaatttacatatattttaGCAAAAAGTTGAAAGCTTGCTCTCCCTCTCTgtgaaaacagagagaaactACTAGGAAATCAAGCATGCATGgtcaataaaaaatagtttattGCCACTGCACTACATATATCATATTGAATAATAGTTTTCTGCTTACGCTAGTGAAAAAAACAGGACAACACATACCACGCGTGCTTtgcccacaaaaaaaaaaaaaaaagcattagTGTTGTCTCATCAACTTTGGCACTTATAAAAAAGTCGGTGTGTATTTACTTTTCAACAGGCCATTAGCTTTTGTAAAAAgctctttttttggtcaaattgtATAAAGCATCATGGAGAAAAATGGATACAACAGGCCATTAGCATTATGGCTTGTTGTATCCATTTTTCTTCATGATGCTTTATACAATTTGGCTTAAAAAAAGAGCTTTttataaaagcaaaaaagaacaatTTGGCCTAAAAAAAGAGCTTTCtataaaagcaaaaaagaaatatttgtaTATGGCAAGAAAAATTATCAATTATTGGGACCATACTTGTTACAATAAGCATTATAACTTTATAACAACATTAATATAGACGAACGAAAATGATGAAATATctacttatattataatacatatcaTATATAACCATACTCGGTATTTAggtaactttatttttttttgtaagtgCCGAAGGGAAGGGAATATTTGACTAGGACGCTACAGATAAGACTAGTGATGGAAAAGAAATATCATATCCTACTCAGATTGCTAAGAGAAAGAGGAGGGACTTGGTCAACAAAACGACAACAAGAAACTCCTAAGCAGCTTCTCAAGcaccaacccaacccaactattatatatatatatatatatatacagtccccttctattgagggattcctcaaataaaattatttgagggacgccctttagggtaccctacaatttttttcccaatgatccaaaccatctattttttagatcttcattcataaatcatcctaacaaaaaattagacaaatcggaaaccgtttcgacatccaattgtgtcttacaaaatcaatgaacacggtactttaagaaaatggtaaaatttcaataacttaattgagtggtcaaatgatatcggattcaagtgattttttgtagggatgatctttgaatgagtatctacaaaatagatggtttggattagtgaaatacaatccggagtggggcctacaaggggtgtccctcaaataagcttatttgagggatccctcaatggaagctctctgtatatatatatatatatatatataatatacatagaaCTTTTATTGAGCGATATCTCAAACTAACTTATTTAAGAAACACTTTTGTAGGATCTATTTCGTAatgtatttcattaattttaacAGTCTATTTTGTGGATACTCATTCAAGAATcatctttataaaaaatcacttgaatctgatatcattttaccactcaattgaattattgaaattttagtattttcttacAGCCTCTTTGTAGGACATAATTGGATATCAAAACGGTTTTtgatttatctaatttttttttttataaagattatttataaatgtaaacttgaaaaataaattatttgaattgttgaaaataaattcacaatGGACACTAAAGGGTGTTCCTTAAATAACATTATTTGAGGAAGAAagtgactatatatatatatatatatcctctcCTTGTTCTCTCAACCTTTACTGCCTTCCTTCCTTTCCCTTGCTTGCAGCATATCCATCCATAATGATTTTCATCGTGGAACAACTCATGCTCTTCATTTCTACTGCCCTCGGTTACCTTTCTACACTTTTATCCCCTCATCCTCGCCAATGCCATGACCTTACTCTCATCATCCACCAGACCAACGCCCCACCCAACCAAGTCTACGAAGCGGCCCAACTCTACCTCCCCACCATTGACTTGATCAATCCCTCCACCAGAACCATCCAAGTCAGCAAAACGCCTCGCCAAGAAACCGTCAAGCTTGCCATCGACAGCGGTGAGCAGATCGTCGACACCTTTGAGGACATTAACCTCAAATGGCTCTACGTGGTCCAAACATTCCCGACCGGCCAGGTAACACGTCGCTTCGAGCTAACCTTCCACAAGAAACACAAAGACAAAGTCCTGACCTCCTACTTGCGCCATGTGGTCACTCGGGCTGAAGCCattaaaaaagaggaaaagattCTCAAACTTCGTAGCGTTAACTCACCATCACGAGTGGATCTGGAGCACCCAGCCACGTTCGAGACGATCGCCATGGAGCCCGACCAGAAGACAAAGATTATCAAGGACTTGGACAGATTTGTGAGAAGGAGGGAGTTTTATAAGAAGGTGGGGAAGGCCTGGAAAAGAGGCTACTTGTTGTATGGCCCTCCTGGCACTGGCAAGTCGAGCTTGATTGCAGCCATGGCTAATCATCTCAAGTTTGACGTGTATGAATTGGAGCTCGACGGTATTTGCAGTGACTCTCAGTTGAAGAGAGTGTTGCTATCCACTAAAAATCGTTCTATTTTGGTGATTGAGGATATTGATTGCACCGTCCGTGACATGCAAGACCGGAAATCGGAGCAGCCCACGGTTAGTAcatactctttttttatatgtagATTTTTTTGGGGCATTCACATAGTGTTCTGTTGATATTTGCAGTTCACACTCTCAGGCCTGCTAAACTTCATGGATGGTCTGTGGTCAAGCTGCGGTGACGAGAGAATTATTGTGTTCACAACAAATCACAAGGATCGGCTTGAGCCTGCACTGTTGCGTCCTGGTCGAATGGACGTCCACATTCACATGTCGTATTGCACTCCACATGCGTTTAGGGTCTTGGCCTCCAACTACCTTGGCATTCAAGACTTGAATCATCATGGCCTTTACGGAGAAATCACAGGCTTGCTAGAGAGCACAGAGGTCACCCCTGCTGAGGTCTGTGAGCAACTGTTGAAGAGAGATGATGATGTTGACGACGATGATGCTGATGCTGCTCTTGCTGGACTTGTCAACTTTCTCAAACTCAAGAAGCTTGAAGAGACTAATAATATTGATAAACCAGAAACTCAAGAAGGATCTCAATGTTAATGATGATGACGGTGACAACTCCTCCACCTAGCATGAGCTAGGGCAGTAGAATAAGTTGGTGTCATTTGTCCCATCTGATTATGAAGTAATGTATGGTTATATTCAGactcttcccttttttttctttcttaattataGCGTACCTACCAAAGTAGAGAAATTATGTGGAAAAAGACCTGCAAACAGAGACCTTGACTTTTGGTCAACAAGGAAGGCAAAGAGAAGCGACCACCAGCATTTGATGGAAATTTCTGTTCTTATACGACTTCTAACAAGTCTCGTTGACTTAGGGTCCCTTTTTGGGGTTGACACGTAATTGTGACCATAAGGAAAATTCTACCATGTTGCATTTTCTGAAACGAAATCCATACCAAATGATCTTTCTGAACCTCTTAACTATACCTCTGCAGAAGTCTTGGCAATCTTGCTCTGATCAAACATGATCCAATGGTGTGCagagaaaattacaaaagtgACAAACGTAATAAGTTTCACTTCCCCCTGGCTCAATTCTACTTTTTTCTTACATCCTTAATCAACCAATGCAAATATATTCCATTCCTTATCAGTTGTCCCATTAATATATTTATGAAATACCATATCAGTTTGCAAACATTTTTAGATTTGGTTGAGCTTGAGACATGGTTGTTCAAGGGAATAAGGGGATTGAGAATTGTTGATTTTCAAGTAGGAGTTGGAGACGGTGTTGTTCAACCTCACAACTTAATAAGCATATATACTTCCACAATCAACGCCACCTCACTCGATCAACACTTGATTTCGTTGAATTAAACTAATTTCTCTTGTATTAAGATACCAAGTTGACAACTCCTAAATTATCTTCTAAGTTTATTGCCCTGCTAGCACTTGGTATCGATTCGAAGTTGCTAGGCTagtttattttcctaaaaTCGGTTCATCAGTCTGTCAATTCCTCACTTACTTTCTATGTAAGTTATTGtttataattaattgaatCGAGAAATCTTCTGTttatttgtgaatttttatttttagaaaaattccATGTATGAGGTTAAGTGCATCTCTTAATTAGAACATCTATAGTGGGGTGATGTATAATAGGatgtatgttaaatatacacCCGTTATGATCGGAATTACTCGTAATAAGGGTGTAAATAAATGTATAATTACATCACCACCATGAGATGTAAATTTAGATGCAAttgtacatatttttttacattCCCATTGCGGATGGAACCcaactgaaaaaaaaagaggaaaaatagagaaaagtcAGAATAAAAAGGTGGGACCCAGCTAACAACAATGGTGCATGCAACGGTATGGCTCGATTTTGTCCTCATcccatttcttcctttttttaattcaacttGTTTCCACGGTCTCTCCCATCTCTCTacttttgatatttatttataatttcatatatatatatatatatataattaaattaataatttactTACTTTCCAACCTTAAGACGGAGACTCGGTATAgagaaattattgtatgaTATCGTATCATCACTTCAATTGATGATACTTCCGTTTATCTTTCATAGAAGAttataaccttttttttaaagcataattaaaaacatcaATTTCACCTTTTTgaataaacttttttaaaaagctttaATTGTTTTAGAAAATGACATATTGCACATTTTTAGATTAAATGTACTTTACAATCCAACGattcttttttaatgaaattatattttctccaaattcaaatatttttaggtctatttgtttgaaaaaataaaattaacctaatacaaaaaaaaaattaattttataaagtaaacacaaaatataaatttaacacaaaaacaaattaagacaaacaaatcaattatacatctttagatTTACTTCGTTTtttattggagaaaaaaacGTATTTACACTTCCCGAATGTGTAAAGGAGATATAAAAGTGTCTTTACACCCCCGAAAATACACCTCCTACTGTAGAAGCTCTTAGgtatttgataattttttgattttgtgtTATGTTGACATTTGCAGTTCACACTCTCGGGCCTACTAAACTTCATGGATGGTCTGTGGTCAAG
Proteins encoded in this region:
- the LOC18771516 gene encoding AAA-ATPase At2g18193 translates to MIFIVEQLMLFISTALGYLSTLLSPHPRQCHDLTLIIHQTNAPPNQVYEAAQLYLPTIDLINPSTRTIQVSKTPRQETVKLAIDSGEQIVDTFEDINLKWLYVVQTFPTGQVTRRFELTFHKKHKDKVLTSYLRHVVTRAEAIKKEEKILKLRSVNSPSRVDLEHPATFETIAMEPDQKTKIIKDLDRFVRRREFYKKVGKAWKRGYLLYGPPGTGKSSLIAAMANHLKFDVYELELDGICSDSQLKRVLLSTKNRSILVIEDIDCTVRDMQDRKSEQPTFTLSGLLNFMDGLWSSCGDERIIVFTTNHKDRLEPALLRPGRMDVHIHMSYCTPHAFRVLASNYLGIQDLNHHGLYGEITGLLESTEVTPAEVCEQLLKRDDDVDDDDADAALAGLVNFLKLKKLEETNNIDKPETQEGSQC